Proteins encoded within one genomic window of Methanosarcina barkeri str. Wiesmoor:
- a CDS encoding HAD family hydrolase, with amino-acid sequence MGNQELEASKGEVTFLSHSLSKGEEAFESCHIKGVIFDCYETLIDIHTEEHSLETYQVLSEWLAYQGVKIKPEKLWETYMFKVRQKMESSREKYPEIKVEEIFAEICRENSVWKIDENSLGVETSRVFRAASIRKLRVFPQSIKLIEHCINLPKCIISNGQRVFSELELRFLGLHDYFDFVIFSSDIGYKKPDLRLFMTALKKMGFEFEPKCVISIGDSNENDLVPAKKLGMRTMHIEEAWKQFGLTE; translated from the coding sequence ATGGGGAACCAAGAGCTTGAAGCAAGCAAAGGTGAAGTTACATTTCTGAGCCATTCCCTTTCAAAGGGAGAAGAGGCATTTGAGAGCTGCCATATAAAAGGGGTTATCTTTGACTGCTATGAAACCCTCATTGATATTCATACCGAAGAACATAGCTTGGAGACATATCAAGTACTGAGCGAATGGCTAGCCTATCAGGGAGTAAAAATAAAGCCGGAAAAACTGTGGGAAACATATATGTTCAAGGTCAGGCAGAAGATGGAAAGCTCCAGGGAAAAATATCCCGAGATAAAGGTAGAGGAAATCTTTGCAGAGATTTGCAGGGAAAATTCAGTCTGGAAAATTGACGAAAATAGCTTGGGAGTAGAAACTTCAAGAGTCTTTCGGGCAGCTTCCATACGGAAACTCCGGGTTTTCCCTCAAAGCATAAAACTTATTGAGCACTGTATAAACCTCCCAAAATGTATAATATCCAATGGTCAAAGAGTTTTTTCCGAACTGGAACTCAGGTTTCTAGGGCTCCACGATTATTTTGACTTTGTTATCTTCTCATCGGATATAGGATATAAAAAACCTGACCTTAGGCTTTTCATGACTGCGCTTAAAAAGATGGGGTTTGAATTCGAACCCAAGTGTGTTATATCAATAGGGGACTCTAACGAAAACGATCTCGTGCCTGCAAAAAAGTTGGGAATGCGCACCATGCATATTGAGGAGGCATGGAAACAGTTCGGTTTGACGGAATAA
- a CDS encoding HAD family hydrolase — translation MLQNGKIKGLIFDCYKTLIDIKTDEKSRETNERVSRWLLYQGVRIEPERLREEYRWKIMGRLGNSGQQHPDIRIEEIFAEICAENAFKEIDPYWLGIETAKVFRTASIRKLEAYPQSLQLLEKYRNVPKCIVSNAQRVFTEQELRFLGLYDRFNFTIMSSDHRVKKPDTRLFKMALDGLGLEPWEVLSIGDTPENDIYPPQSLGMNAMHIWDAWKYA, via the coding sequence ATGCTTCAAAACGGAAAAATTAAAGGCTTAATCTTTGATTGTTACAAAACCCTTATCGACATCAAAACTGACGAAAAAAGTCGAGAAACAAATGAAAGAGTAAGCAGGTGGCTGCTTTACCAGGGAGTGCGGATCGAACCTGAGAGGCTCAGGGAAGAATACAGATGGAAAATCATGGGCAGACTAGGCAATTCAGGCCAGCAGCACCCGGATATCCGTATAGAAGAGATTTTTGCGGAAATTTGTGCCGAAAACGCCTTTAAAGAAATCGATCCCTATTGGCTTGGAATTGAGACAGCAAAGGTCTTCAGAACTGCGTCTATAAGAAAACTTGAAGCTTACCCTCAAAGCCTGCAGCTGCTTGAAAAATACCGAAATGTCCCTAAGTGCATCGTTTCCAATGCTCAGAGAGTTTTTACGGAACAGGAACTGCGCTTTCTGGGTCTGTATGATCGCTTTAACTTCACAATTATGTCTTCGGACCACCGTGTAAAGAAACCTGATACCCGGCTCTTTAAGATGGCTCTCGACGGTCTCGGGCTTGAGCCCTGGGAAGTGCTCTCTATTGGCGACACTCCAGAAAACGATATTTATCCACCTCAAAGCCTCGGAATGAACGCGATGCATATCTGGGATGCCTGGAAATATGCATAA
- a CDS encoding phosphotransferase, producing MKQGDTFRDWLVEVLGDRIHNKSCEVRIFKLSHASHRICKYEFKGEKLTVIAKFFAIPTGVIKKYDSYSLMKKEYEDLKKARKIIDVPEPIAINKNFNCVLVSKYVPGKTLFWYFKHRRELKKKLEHIADMLRKLHENTHTYYDKENEFSKFHYVLNHLKISRRMKKEYKRLLGKWWHSSLLDTKNGCMIHNDSTPVNFVFHKGRSFLLDFDLAARHGHFACDLGILCAELNYYFARKGSSQRAEPYIHHFLKHYSKDEKEFRKITKVIPFYMAYGLLRIAMFKSNTSYRDYPLREAKNCLKAIEKI from the coding sequence GTGAAGCAAGGTGATACTTTTAGAGACTGGCTTGTAGAGGTCCTTGGGGATAGAATACATAACAAGAGTTGTGAAGTTCGAATTTTTAAACTCAGTCACGCATCGCATAGAATCTGTAAATATGAATTCAAAGGGGAAAAACTCACTGTTATAGCCAAATTTTTTGCAATACCTACGGGAGTGATCAAAAAATACGATAGTTACAGTTTAATGAAGAAAGAGTATGAGGATCTTAAAAAAGCTAGAAAAATAATTGATGTCCCGGAACCTATTGCAATAAATAAAAATTTTAATTGCGTTTTGGTCAGTAAATATGTACCTGGAAAAACTTTATTCTGGTACTTCAAGCACAGGAGAGAGCTTAAAAAAAAGTTAGAACATATAGCAGATATGCTTAGAAAGCTTCACGAAAATACGCATACATATTATGATAAAGAAAATGAATTTTCAAAATTTCATTATGTTTTGAATCACCTAAAAATCAGCCGGCGTATGAAAAAAGAATATAAACGCTTGCTTGGAAAATGGTGGCACAGTTCCCTCCTAGACACAAAAAACGGTTGTATGATTCATAACGATTCTACTCCTGTAAATTTCGTGTTCCACAAAGGAAGATCATTTTTACTGGACTTCGACCTCGCAGCCCGACACGGACATTTCGCATGCGATCTAGGGATACTTTGTGCTGAACTTAATTACTATTTTGCGCGGAAGGGATCGAGCCAGAGAGCAGAGCCTTATATCCACCATTTTCTGAAACATTACAGCAAAGATGAAAAAGAATTCCGAAAAATAACGAAAGTTATTCCGTTTTATATGGCTTATGGCCTGCTGAGAATTGCAATGTTTAAGTCTAATACGAGCTACAGGGATTATCCTCTGAGGGAAGCAAAGAACTGTCTGAAGGCAATAGAGAAAATTTGA